The following proteins come from a genomic window of Mesorhizobium sp. 113-3-3:
- a CDS encoding alkene reductase yields MTTLFDPIKVGDLTLANRVVLAPLTRNRSPNAVPRDLAVTYYAQRATAGLLITEATAITHQGQGYADVPGLYAPEQLAGWRKVTDAVHTAGGKIVVQLWHVGRISHNSLQPGGGKPVAPSAIRAKSKTYLIDPEGSGVFAETSEPRALERDELPGIVEDFRRAAKSAVEDAGFDGVEIHGANGYLLDQFLRSGSNHRTDEYGGSIENRARFPFEVVDAVVRQVGADRTGIRLSPVTPGNDAFDPDPQPLFEHVVRRLADYGLAYVHVIEGATGGARDFQQGERPFDYASFKAAYRDAGGKGAWLVNNGYDAKLAEAAIAEGRADLVAFGKLFLANPDLVRRLREGADLNTPDKATFYGGGARGYIDYPALA; encoded by the coding sequence ATGACTACGCTGTTCGATCCTATCAAGGTCGGTGACCTGACCCTTGCCAATCGCGTCGTCCTGGCGCCGCTGACGCGCAACCGTTCGCCGAATGCCGTGCCGCGAGACCTGGCCGTCACCTATTACGCACAGCGCGCCACGGCAGGGCTGCTCATCACGGAAGCGACGGCGATCACGCATCAGGGGCAGGGCTATGCTGATGTGCCTGGCCTCTACGCGCCTGAGCAGCTTGCGGGCTGGCGCAAAGTGACGGACGCCGTCCATACGGCAGGCGGAAAGATCGTGGTGCAGCTCTGGCATGTCGGCCGAATCTCCCACAATTCGCTGCAGCCCGGCGGCGGCAAGCCGGTCGCGCCGTCGGCAATCCGCGCCAAATCCAAGACCTATCTGATCGATCCGGAAGGCAGCGGCGTTTTTGCCGAAACGTCTGAGCCGCGTGCGCTCGAACGGGACGAATTGCCTGGCATTGTCGAGGACTTTCGGCGTGCCGCGAAATCGGCGGTAGAAGATGCCGGCTTCGACGGTGTCGAGATTCACGGCGCCAACGGTTATCTGCTCGACCAGTTCTTGCGCTCCGGAAGCAATCACCGCACCGACGAGTATGGCGGATCGATCGAGAACCGCGCGCGCTTCCCGTTCGAGGTGGTGGATGCGGTCGTCAGGCAAGTCGGTGCGGACAGGACCGGCATCCGCCTTTCACCGGTCACGCCCGGTAACGATGCATTCGATCCCGATCCCCAGCCATTGTTCGAGCATGTCGTCAGGCGGCTTGCCGACTATGGGCTTGCCTATGTCCACGTCATAGAAGGTGCGACGGGCGGAGCACGGGATTTTCAGCAAGGCGAGCGGCCGTTCGATTATGCATCGTTCAAGGCCGCCTATCGCGACGCTGGCGGCAAAGGCGCCTGGCTGGTCAACAATGGTTACGACGCGAAGCTCGCCGAGGCGGCAATCGCGGAAGGGCGCGCTGACCTGGTGGCCTTCGGCAAGCTCTTCCTTGCCAATCCGGATCTCGTCCGCAGGCTCCGGGAAGGAGCCGATCTCAACACGCCAGACAAGGCCACCTTCTATGGCGGCGGCGCCAGAGGTTACATCGACTATCCGGCATTGGCGTGA